One Azospirillum brasilense DNA window includes the following coding sequences:
- a CDS encoding ribbon-helix-helix protein, CopG family yields the protein MARTAPLGFRIEPELKEALERAAKDDDRSVSSLVERVLKAWLVERGYLPKAE from the coding sequence ATGGCACGTACCGCACCGCTTGGGTTCCGCATCGAGCCCGAACTTAAAGAAGCCCTGGAGCGCGCCGCAAAGGATGATGACCGGTCGGTGTCGTCGCTGGTCGAGCGGGTGTTGAAGGCATGGTTGGTCGAGAGGGGCTATCTGCCGAAGGCGGAGTGA
- a CDS encoding DUF3892 domain-containing protein: MADIQITCINKSDRNSKHEGITYLGNSSGKWSKQQVIGWIEDKSHTFYTKVNGNRANIGVVNGENGKYLRTHADGKWNDNLLSLSECP; encoded by the coding sequence ATGGCCGACATTCAAATTACGTGCATTAATAAGAGCGATAGAAACAGCAAGCACGAGGGCATAACTTATCTTGGCAACTCTTCCGGGAAATGGTCGAAACAGCAAGTAATAGGCTGGATCGAAGATAAATCTCACACCTTCTATACGAAGGTTAATGGAAACCGCGCGAATATTGGCGTCGTCAATGGGGAGAACGGTAAGTATCTCCGCACCCACGCCGATGGGAAGTGGAACGATAATCTCTTGTCACTTTCTGAGTGCCCCTAA
- a CDS encoding DUF2190 family protein, with protein MRNFVQAGCNLDLTAPRALASGEGFIVGNLFAVASTDAASGGTLVGVTEGVFILPKKPAAVIAAGGRVSWDNTAHQCDAPGAGLYPVGVAVEAAGNGASTVTVRLDGVSTAAA; from the coding sequence ATGCGGAACTTCGTGCAAGCCGGCTGCAACCTCGACCTTACCGCCCCGCGCGCCCTGGCATCGGGTGAAGGCTTCATCGTCGGGAACCTGTTCGCCGTGGCCAGCACTGACGCGGCCAGCGGCGGCACCCTGGTGGGTGTCACCGAGGGCGTGTTCATCCTGCCGAAGAAGCCGGCCGCCGTGATCGCCGCGGGCGGCCGGGTGAGCTGGGACAATACCGCGCACCAGTGCGATGCGCCCGGCGCCGGGCTCTACCCGGTGGGCGTGGCTGTGGAGGCCGCCGGCAATGGGGCCAGCACGGTCACGGTGCGGCTGGACGGTGTGAGCACCGCGGCGGCCTGA
- a CDS encoding phage head-tail joining protein, producing MTTLADLIGMRDALEAARFTGVRKVVYCDTETEYKSDAEMKRALLDLNRKIAAASRPASSPFVTFSTSKGL from the coding sequence ATGACGACGCTGGCCGACTTGATTGGAATGCGGGACGCCCTGGAGGCGGCCCGCTTCACCGGTGTGCGCAAGGTGGTCTATTGCGACACCGAGACCGAATACAAATCCGACGCCGAAATGAAGCGGGCGCTGCTCGACCTCAACCGGAAGATCGCCGCTGCCAGCAGGCCGGCCAGCTCGCCGTTCGTGACCTTCTCGACCTCGAAAGGACTGTGA
- a CDS encoding prohead protease/major capsid protein fusion protein, giving the protein MAEILTRAMGATTPTTLNREARTVEVVALSGPAPAVRPPPAPDGTRSAWIEELDAAGADLSRFRGGPALKDHRNTTDAAVGTVADARVDGDRITGTVRFDASATAADLMAKVEAGSVRGVSLGYSVQRWQRAGKRDGLPVFRAIGWAPHELSFTPVPVDAGATVRSQGGIMDEDQTTTEADAAAETTTTDTSARAVDTTASRAGINGQIRTMVRAAGLEIATADRLIDDGADLDRARAAVFDAMLARSGGRPLAAVQVLHDHDDPGAVVDRMATAFAARATAHLPEAHRVQMPEQARAYAGRSLLDLAAELADRRGNPIGTRHLSPADLYQRAMTTGDFPVLLANAANKTLLPAYQAAAPTYRRFFARRDFRDFKPASFARVGDFPVPLAVGENGEYKHGAISESGETVTLGEYGRVVMFSRKALINDDLGAFADLPSKAALRCADWENSVAWALVVSNPKLSDGKTLFHASHGNLASAGGAIDLATVSAGEAAMMKQTSLDGLKLNLKPAVLATGPDQFTAARQFVSTAVAPTTAAAVNPLAGTLTPVGDANLPGPGWYLMAEPAALETFVYGYLQGQSGPIITPEPGFDVAGVKVKLTIDFAVGAVDHRGAYFNPGA; this is encoded by the coding sequence ATGGCTGAGATCCTGACCCGCGCCATGGGCGCGACCACGCCGACCACGCTCAACCGCGAGGCCCGCACCGTTGAGGTGGTGGCGCTGTCCGGTCCGGCGCCCGCCGTGCGCCCGCCCCCCGCCCCCGATGGCACCCGCTCCGCCTGGATCGAGGAGCTGGACGCGGCCGGCGCCGACCTCTCCCGGTTCCGCGGCGGCCCGGCGCTGAAGGACCATCGCAACACCACCGACGCCGCCGTGGGCACGGTGGCGGATGCGCGAGTCGACGGCGACCGGATCACCGGAACCGTCCGCTTCGACGCCAGCGCCACGGCTGCCGACCTCATGGCGAAGGTCGAGGCCGGTTCCGTGCGTGGCGTGAGCCTGGGCTACAGCGTCCAGCGGTGGCAGCGGGCCGGCAAGCGCGACGGGCTGCCGGTCTTCCGTGCCATCGGCTGGGCGCCGCATGAGCTGAGCTTTACCCCTGTGCCGGTGGATGCCGGCGCCACCGTCCGTTCCCAAGGAGGCATCATGGACGAAGACCAGACCACCACCGAGGCGGACGCCGCGGCGGAGACCACCACCACCGACACCAGCGCCCGCGCGGTGGACACCACCGCCAGCCGGGCCGGGATCAACGGCCAGATTCGGACGATGGTCCGCGCCGCTGGCCTGGAGATCGCCACCGCCGACCGGCTGATTGACGACGGCGCCGACCTCGACCGCGCCCGCGCCGCGGTGTTCGACGCCATGCTCGCCCGCTCCGGCGGCCGGCCGCTCGCTGCCGTCCAGGTCCTGCACGATCACGATGATCCGGGGGCGGTGGTGGATCGCATGGCGACGGCTTTCGCCGCCCGCGCCACGGCGCACCTGCCGGAAGCGCACCGGGTGCAGATGCCGGAACAGGCCCGCGCCTATGCGGGCCGCTCCCTCCTCGACCTCGCCGCCGAGCTGGCCGACCGGCGCGGGAACCCGATCGGCACGCGGCACCTGTCGCCCGCCGACCTCTACCAGCGCGCCATGACGACGGGTGACTTCCCGGTCCTGCTGGCGAACGCGGCGAACAAGACCCTCCTGCCGGCCTATCAGGCGGCGGCGCCGACCTACCGCCGGTTCTTCGCCCGGCGCGACTTCCGCGACTTCAAGCCCGCGTCGTTCGCCCGCGTCGGCGACTTCCCGGTGCCGCTGGCCGTGGGTGAGAACGGGGAATACAAGCACGGCGCCATCAGCGAGAGCGGCGAGACGGTCACGCTGGGCGAGTATGGCCGGGTGGTGATGTTCAGCCGCAAGGCGCTCATCAACGACGACCTGGGCGCCTTCGCCGACCTCCCGAGCAAGGCCGCCCTGCGCTGCGCAGATTGGGAGAACTCCGTGGCCTGGGCGCTGGTGGTGTCCAACCCGAAGCTGTCGGACGGCAAGACGCTGTTCCATGCCAGCCACGGCAACCTCGCTTCCGCCGGCGGCGCCATCGACCTCGCGACCGTCTCCGCCGGCGAAGCGGCGATGATGAAGCAGACCAGCCTCGACGGGCTGAAGCTGAACCTCAAGCCCGCCGTCCTGGCGACCGGGCCGGACCAGTTCACCGCGGCCCGCCAGTTCGTCAGCACCGCCGTTGCGCCGACCACGGCCGCCGCGGTCAACCCGCTGGCCGGGACGCTGACACCCGTGGGTGACGCGAACCTGCCGGGGCCGGGCTGGTATCTCATGGCCGAGCCGGCGGCGCTGGAGACCTTCGTTTACGGCTACCTGCAGGGCCAGTCCGGGCCGATCATCACGCCCGAGCCGGGCTTCGACGTGGCCGGGGTGAAGGTCAAGCTCACCATCGACTTCGCCGTGGGCGCGGTGGATCACCGCGGCGCCTACTTCAACCCCGGCGCCTGA
- a CDS encoding phage portal protein — translation MLSGLRRTVGNLLIRSLDAAGAGKRWGAKSRMVNLNAEMLAGASIAAQRAAYFARNNPNVAAAVNALVSNAVGTGIKPRSKHPDPAVRDALHALWERWERVADASGRAGGFYAQQALAVRAMIEGGESFARLRARLPEDGLPVPLQVELISRDQVPSTQWQEIRPGNPVRAGIEFDTLGRRVAFWVLPFNPNDPTMPVLAPTWEPKRVPAEDMLHLFRELVENQLRGLSWLAPILLRVKELDQYEDAALVRAKVAAMLAGFIMNKDDANPAWQPPANAETPTLEPGVLVPLNPGESVEFTNPPDDKNYDPFTKNHMRAIAVGIGATYFQVSGDLKDANYSSLRGGLVEFRRSVEQLQHLTIIPQFCDPVWRRFVTLAVLSGAIDAPDFFRDPEPYLSAEWLPPAFDWVDPLKDVRAEVEAIEAKLKSRGQSVAERGYDVETLDSQIAADVQREQRLGLPTTATKPTAATQQDEPTETSANG, via the coding sequence ATGCTGTCGGGACTGCGGCGGACCGTTGGGAACCTGTTGATCCGCAGCCTCGACGCGGCCGGAGCCGGCAAGCGCTGGGGAGCCAAGTCCCGCATGGTGAACCTGAACGCCGAGATGCTGGCCGGTGCGTCCATCGCGGCGCAGCGCGCGGCCTACTTCGCCCGCAACAACCCGAACGTCGCCGCCGCGGTCAACGCCTTGGTGAGCAACGCTGTGGGGACCGGGATCAAGCCCCGCTCGAAACACCCCGATCCGGCGGTGCGCGATGCGCTGCACGCCCTGTGGGAGCGGTGGGAGCGGGTGGCCGATGCGTCGGGCCGGGCCGGCGGCTTCTACGCCCAACAGGCCCTGGCCGTGCGCGCAATGATCGAGGGTGGGGAATCCTTCGCCCGTCTCCGCGCCCGGCTGCCGGAAGACGGCTTGCCGGTGCCGCTTCAGGTGGAGCTTATCAGCCGGGACCAAGTTCCCTCGACGCAGTGGCAGGAAATCCGGCCCGGCAACCCGGTTCGGGCCGGGATCGAGTTCGACACGCTGGGCCGGCGGGTGGCGTTCTGGGTGCTGCCCTTCAACCCGAACGACCCCACCATGCCGGTGCTGGCGCCGACCTGGGAGCCGAAGCGGGTTCCGGCGGAGGACATGCTGCACCTGTTCCGCGAGCTGGTGGAGAACCAGCTTCGGGGGCTGTCCTGGCTGGCGCCGATCCTGCTGCGCGTGAAGGAGCTGGACCAGTACGAAGACGCCGCTCTGGTCCGCGCCAAGGTCGCGGCGATGCTGGCCGGCTTCATCATGAACAAGGACGACGCCAACCCGGCTTGGCAGCCGCCGGCCAACGCCGAGACGCCGACGCTGGAACCGGGTGTGCTGGTGCCGCTGAACCCCGGCGAGTCCGTCGAGTTCACCAACCCGCCCGACGACAAGAACTATGACCCGTTCACGAAGAACCACATGCGGGCCATCGCCGTGGGGATCGGGGCGACGTACTTCCAAGTCTCGGGCGACCTGAAGGACGCCAACTATTCGAGCCTGCGCGGCGGGCTGGTGGAGTTCCGCCGCAGTGTCGAGCAGCTCCAGCACCTCACGATCATCCCACAGTTCTGCGACCCGGTGTGGCGCCGCTTCGTGACGCTGGCCGTGCTGTCCGGCGCCATCGACGCGCCCGACTTCTTCCGCGATCCGGAACCCTACCTGTCCGCGGAATGGCTGCCGCCGGCATTCGACTGGGTAGACCCGCTGAAGGACGTGCGGGCCGAGGTTGAGGCAATCGAGGCGAAGTTGAAGAGCCGCGGGCAGTCCGTCGCCGAACGCGGCTACGACGTCGAGACGCTGGACTCGCAGATCGCCGCGGACGTGCAGCGGGAACAGCGGCTCGGGCTGCCCACCACGGCGACCAAACCCACCGCGGCGACCCAACAGGACGAACCCACGGAGACCTCCGCGAATGGCTGA
- a CDS encoding phage terminase large subunit family protein — protein sequence MRLDLPVSELVAETATGWFPALRPAPRLSLAEWAEQHARLYDGGAFRPYAYQRAILDAMTDPAVRRITLMKSARVGYTQMLSAALGYFVAQRPSKIMVVQPTTEDAEDYSKDTIDPLGEWPVLAGLLSEVKAKTKGNTIKRKAFPGGSLRITGANSPRAFRRIDLDVLLFDEVDGYPPMAGKEGDQIALGLKRLTQSLHPLAVLGSTPLLDGESKIADAFAAGTMERYHLPCPCCGELQALVWGDGTGPGMRWTDNDPDTVHYVCVNGCPFGEEHKLDLLERGRWIGETPCKDHRSFHIWSAYSPLPGAAWPELVKEFLAAKRDREKLQVWTNTVLGECWVDRGEAPEWRRLYDRRETWEPGTVPAGGLFLTVGADVQRDRIEVSVWAWGRGKESWLIEHRVLPGDPFQAAVWRDLTSLLAETWRHESGTDLSVMMTAIDAGDGVTMEAVKAWVRNAGPRVMAIKGSSLALAPILGQPSAADVNYGGRKIAGGVKLWPVGTSAAKSEFYGFLRLDRPTEESGEPFPAGFVHIPQHVGEETVKQLVAEHRVTRGGKGRRSVTSWEKLRDRNEALDCRNYARAAAARQGLERMNDPAWTELERALGVPRDPAVPVAAAAPTARRVSRSSWLTE from the coding sequence ATGCGGCTTGACCTTCCTGTGTCCGAGCTGGTGGCGGAGACGGCGACGGGGTGGTTCCCGGCGCTGCGGCCGGCGCCGCGGCTGTCGCTGGCCGAATGGGCGGAGCAACACGCGCGCCTCTATGACGGCGGCGCCTTCAGGCCCTACGCCTATCAACGGGCGATCCTCGACGCGATGACCGATCCGGCGGTGCGCCGGATCACCCTCATGAAGTCGGCGCGCGTCGGCTACACGCAAATGCTGTCCGCGGCGTTGGGCTACTTCGTTGCGCAGCGGCCTTCCAAGATCATGGTGGTTCAGCCCACCACCGAAGACGCCGAGGACTACAGCAAGGACACCATCGATCCCCTGGGCGAATGGCCGGTGCTGGCCGGGCTGCTGTCCGAGGTGAAGGCCAAGACCAAGGGCAACACCATCAAGCGCAAGGCATTCCCCGGCGGTTCGCTGCGCATCACCGGGGCGAACAGCCCGCGCGCCTTCCGCCGCATCGACCTCGACGTGCTGCTCTTCGACGAGGTGGACGGTTATCCGCCGATGGCCGGGAAGGAGGGTGACCAGATAGCCCTTGGCCTGAAGCGCCTGACGCAATCGCTGCATCCCCTGGCCGTGCTGGGGAGCACGCCGCTTCTCGACGGGGAAAGCAAGATCGCGGACGCCTTCGCGGCCGGGACCATGGAGCGTTACCATTTGCCGTGTCCCTGCTGCGGGGAGCTTCAAGCGCTGGTGTGGGGCGACGGGACCGGGCCGGGCATGCGCTGGACGGACAACGACCCGGACACCGTGCATTACGTCTGCGTCAACGGGTGCCCCTTCGGCGAGGAACACAAGCTCGACCTGCTGGAGCGCGGGCGTTGGATCGGGGAGACGCCGTGCAAGGATCATCGCAGCTTTCACATCTGGAGCGCCTATAGCCCGCTGCCCGGCGCGGCGTGGCCCGAGTTGGTCAAGGAGTTCCTGGCCGCCAAGCGCGACCGGGAAAAGCTGCAAGTCTGGACCAACACCGTGTTGGGCGAGTGCTGGGTGGACCGTGGCGAGGCCCCGGAGTGGCGGCGGTTGTACGACCGGCGCGAGACCTGGGAGCCGGGCACCGTTCCGGCCGGCGGGCTGTTCCTGACGGTCGGTGCCGATGTGCAGCGCGACCGGATCGAGGTGAGCGTGTGGGCATGGGGTCGGGGCAAGGAGTCCTGGCTGATCGAGCATCGGGTGTTGCCGGGCGACCCGTTCCAGGCGGCTGTCTGGCGCGACCTGACTTCGCTGCTGGCGGAGACTTGGCGCCACGAAAGCGGCACCGACCTGTCGGTGATGATGACCGCCATTGACGCGGGCGACGGCGTGACGATGGAGGCGGTGAAAGCGTGGGTGCGCAACGCCGGCCCGCGCGTCATGGCGATCAAGGGCAGTTCGCTGGCGCTGGCGCCGATCCTGGGCCAGCCGTCCGCTGCGGACGTGAACTATGGCGGCCGGAAGATCGCGGGCGGGGTGAAGCTCTGGCCGGTGGGCACCAGCGCGGCGAAATCCGAGTTCTACGGCTTCCTGCGCCTCGACCGCCCGACCGAGGAAAGCGGCGAGCCGTTCCCGGCCGGCTTCGTCCACATTCCGCAGCATGTCGGCGAAGAGACGGTGAAACAGCTTGTCGCGGAACATCGGGTGACCCGCGGCGGCAAGGGCCGGCGCAGCGTCACCAGTTGGGAAAAGCTGCGGGATCGGAACGAGGCCCTGGATTGCCGAAACTACGCCCGCGCGGCGGCGGCCCGGCAAGGGCTGGAGCGCATGAACGACCCGGCATGGACGGAGCTGGAGCGGGCCTTGGGTGTGCCCCGTGATCCGGCTGTGCCGGTGGCCGCAGCGGCGCCGACGGCGCGGCGGGTGTCCCGCTCGTCCTGGCTGACGGAATAG
- a CDS encoding helix-turn-helix domain-containing protein has translation MQTSVTTAPAHPGRLLYGLKAIANYLGITERQARHLHDKDKLPTRKEGKRVFASRDALDRWIADPAAGQPDATGTDKAPGHE, from the coding sequence ATGCAGACCAGCGTGACCACCGCGCCGGCCCACCCCGGCCGGCTTCTCTATGGCCTGAAAGCCATCGCCAATTACCTGGGGATCACGGAGCGGCAGGCCCGGCACCTGCACGACAAAGACAAGCTGCCCACGCGCAAGGAAGGGAAGCGGGTGTTCGCCAGTCGCGACGCCCTTGACCGGTGGATTGCCGATCCTGCCGCCGGCCAGCCCGATGCCACCGGCACCGATAAGGCCCCCGGCCATGAGTGA
- a CDS encoding DUF2190 family protein translates to MRNFIKSGKSLDFVAPTGGVTSGDGFVVGNFFAVAHTTAPEGESVSGLMEGVVELPKRLSQTFASGSAVSWDVAAKRCDGPGSGKYPIGGAVEAAGNTASSVIVRLNGTTTSAA, encoded by the coding sequence ATGCGCAATTTCATCAAGTCGGGCAAGAGCCTGGATTTCGTCGCTCCGACCGGCGGCGTCACGTCGGGTGATGGCTTTGTCGTGGGCAACTTCTTCGCCGTGGCGCATACCACTGCCCCCGAAGGGGAATCGGTATCCGGCCTCATGGAGGGGGTGGTCGAGCTTCCGAAGCGCCTTTCCCAGACCTTCGCCAGCGGCAGCGCGGTGTCCTGGGACGTGGCGGCCAAGCGTTGCGACGGCCCCGGCTCGGGCAAGTACCCCATCGGTGGCGCGGTCGAGGCAGCGGGCAACACCGCGTCCTCCGTCATCGTCCGCCTGAACGGCACCACCACCAGCGCGGCCTGA
- a CDS encoding prohead protease/major capsid protein fusion protein, with translation MTTPTEQAAPAGAVDPSTRVAPPGEQRSMDLAPKTFNAEQRTVDVVASSGASVRRRDYWTGEEFDELLVVSAEAVDLTRCEAGSVPVLNRHWTYDISNVLGTCLAGCAQFEDGKLILTLKFSGRDEVAPIVSDVGEGIIRNVSVGYRVLAYEVDETTSPKTRRITKWELLEVSLVPVGADGFAGTRSMPEHVPASPPPSNPIQAAPVTVNVNIPEFTRAPAAHSPTDNHMENRMSVITEQPAAPQPSSITENRAQPTQGQPVQTQAAPTAPAPQPEADPLAAMRAAEADRIAHIQSRAACAQLGLPSDMIARAITEGWSLDAFNRAVIDHVAAQPSNQRNINPHVQVIADEGDTRIRAATTALLNRSNPARHKLDGAATEYRGIKLLDLARDVLESHGTKVRGMSGKDIARRAFQTTSDFPAILSGVTNISLREGYEMAPRTFLPWAAQMMATDFKDLHLVQFGGGGVLPKVNEQGEFARGKLYESKESFRVHTFGEIIGITRQVIVNDQLDALTRVPREAGYRAAVTENSIVYGILLTNPAMSDGKTLFHAGHGNLSASGTALSLAGLSSGREAMRKQKALDGKTVINTTPRHLLVPAALETKAEQLIVVRNTPASTEQAVPEFFRSLNPIVEPLLDASSATAWYLLADPASSTASIAYAYLEGEEGVYLEEEQGFDVDGMKIKVRHDFGAGAMDFRGAYKDPGAAPSP, from the coding sequence ATGACCACACCGACCGAACAGGCGGCACCGGCCGGTGCCGTCGATCCTTCCACGCGCGTAGCCCCACCCGGTGAGCAGCGCTCCATGGATCTCGCCCCGAAGACATTCAACGCCGAGCAGCGTACCGTCGATGTTGTCGCCTCTTCCGGCGCTTCCGTTCGCCGGCGCGACTATTGGACCGGCGAGGAGTTCGATGAGCTGCTGGTGGTCAGCGCTGAGGCCGTTGACCTGACGCGGTGTGAGGCAGGCAGCGTGCCGGTCCTCAACAGGCACTGGACCTACGACATCTCGAACGTGCTCGGGACCTGCCTTGCGGGATGTGCGCAGTTCGAGGATGGCAAGCTCATCCTCACGCTGAAGTTCTCGGGACGGGATGAGGTCGCGCCGATCGTGTCCGACGTCGGCGAAGGGATCATCCGCAACGTCAGCGTCGGCTACCGGGTGCTGGCCTACGAGGTGGACGAGACCACCAGCCCGAAAACCCGCCGCATCACCAAGTGGGAGCTTTTGGAGGTGTCGCTGGTTCCGGTCGGGGCGGATGGCTTCGCTGGCACCCGATCCATGCCCGAGCACGTCCCGGCCTCGCCGCCTCCGAGCAATCCCATCCAGGCGGCCCCAGTCACCGTCAACGTCAACATTCCCGAATTCACCCGCGCGCCCGCCGCGCATTCCCCCACGGACAACCACATGGAGAACCGCATGTCCGTCATCACGGAGCAGCCGGCGGCCCCGCAGCCGTCGTCGATCACTGAGAACCGTGCCCAACCCACGCAGGGGCAGCCCGTCCAGACGCAGGCCGCTCCGACGGCCCCCGCTCCGCAGCCGGAGGCCGACCCCCTGGCCGCCATGCGCGCCGCCGAGGCGGATCGTATCGCCCACATCCAGAGCCGCGCCGCCTGCGCCCAGCTCGGCCTGCCGTCCGACATGATCGCCCGCGCGATCACCGAGGGCTGGAGCCTCGACGCCTTCAACCGGGCCGTGATCGATCATGTCGCCGCCCAGCCGTCCAACCAGCGCAACATCAACCCGCACGTCCAGGTCATCGCCGACGAGGGCGACACGCGCATCCGGGCGGCGACCACGGCGCTGCTGAACCGCTCCAACCCGGCCCGGCACAAGCTCGACGGGGCGGCGACCGAGTATCGCGGCATCAAGCTGCTGGATCTCGCTCGGGATGTACTGGAGTCCCACGGCACCAAGGTCCGTGGGATGTCGGGCAAGGACATCGCAAGGCGTGCCTTCCAGACGACTTCGGACTTCCCGGCCATCCTGAGCGGCGTGACCAACATCAGCCTGCGCGAAGGCTATGAGATGGCGCCCCGCACGTTCCTGCCCTGGGCGGCCCAGATGATGGCGACCGACTTCAAGGACCTGCATCTGGTCCAGTTCGGCGGCGGCGGCGTGCTGCCGAAGGTGAACGAGCAGGGGGAATTCGCCCGCGGCAAGCTGTATGAATCGAAGGAGAGCTTCCGCGTCCACACGTTCGGCGAAATCATCGGCATCACGCGGCAGGTGATCGTCAATGACCAGCTCGACGCCCTGACCCGCGTCCCGCGCGAGGCCGGTTATCGGGCTGCCGTCACCGAGAACTCCATCGTCTATGGAATCCTGCTGACGAACCCGGCGATGAGCGATGGCAAAACGCTCTTCCATGCCGGGCACGGCAACCTCTCCGCGTCAGGAACCGCTCTGTCGCTGGCCGGTCTTTCGAGTGGGCGTGAGGCCATGCGCAAGCAGAAGGCTCTCGACGGAAAGACCGTCATCAACACCACGCCGCGCCACCTGCTGGTGCCGGCGGCGCTGGAGACGAAAGCCGAGCAGCTCATCGTCGTCCGCAACACCCCGGCCAGCACCGAGCAGGCAGTGCCGGAGTTCTTCCGCTCCCTGAACCCGATCGTGGAGCCGCTGCTGGATGCCAGCAGCGCCACGGCTTGGTACCTGCTGGCGGATCCGGCTTCTTCCACGGCCTCCATCGCTTACGCCTACCTGGAAGGCGAGGAGGGGGTCTACTTGGAGGAGGAGCAGGGCTTCGACGTGGACGGCATGAAGATCAAGGTCCGCCACGACTTCGGCGCGGGTGCGATGGACTTCCGCGGCGCCTACAAGGATCCCGGCGCGGCTCCGTCCCCGTAA
- a CDS encoding phage portal protein, protein MFDAHPGDRSAMAASRRMDSKPVPASDIAHLFAMERIGQARGVPWLCAVLLAISELGDYRLAEQTRKKLEASVAAFILPGAGDDDDNNGRPSGLTGTAAEQPGAYDAHNQLLETIEPGTIATLRNGRDIRFNTPSHNQSYPDYIRAELQQIASGALMTYELLTGDLSNTNYSSIRAGRNDFRAMIEQLQWAFFIPFQLDPLWRWYVDGMFVAGRIREKNYGVEWDTPRFISIDPYKDALADLIEMRAGLKSPIAAIGERGYHWKSVLAEFRTYFDAVDGEGLVFDSDARKVTKSGSANNLTPQQMDAAADRILRALEADGDPDAPRLRALYQAAVNS, encoded by the coding sequence GTGTTCGATGCGCACCCCGGCGACCGGTCGGCAATGGCAGCATCCCGCAGGATGGATTCCAAGCCCGTGCCGGCGAGCGACATCGCCCACCTCTTCGCCATGGAGCGGATCGGGCAGGCCCGTGGCGTGCCCTGGCTCTGCGCGGTGCTGCTGGCCATCTCTGAACTCGGTGATTACCGGCTGGCCGAGCAGACCCGCAAGAAGCTGGAGGCGAGCGTTGCCGCCTTCATCCTCCCCGGGGCCGGTGATGACGACGACAACAACGGGAGGCCGAGCGGCCTCACCGGGACGGCGGCCGAGCAGCCTGGTGCCTACGACGCCCACAACCAGCTGCTCGAAACGATTGAGCCCGGCACCATCGCCACGCTGCGCAATGGGCGGGACATCAGGTTCAACACACCGTCGCATAACCAGAGCTACCCGGACTACATCCGGGCCGAGTTGCAGCAGATCGCCTCGGGCGCGCTGATGACGTACGAGCTGCTGACCGGGGACCTGAGCAACACGAACTATTCGTCCATCCGGGCGGGGCGGAACGACTTCCGGGCGATGATCGAACAGCTTCAGTGGGCGTTCTTCATCCCGTTCCAGCTCGACCCGCTGTGGCGCTGGTACGTGGACGGGATGTTCGTTGCTGGCCGCATCCGGGAGAAGAACTACGGCGTCGAGTGGGACACGCCGCGGTTCATCTCCATCGACCCCTACAAGGACGCCCTGGCCGACCTGATCGAGATGCGCGCCGGCCTCAAGAGCCCCATCGCCGCCATCGGTGAGCGCGGCTACCACTGGAAGTCCGTACTGGCCGAGTTCCGCACCTACTTCGATGCGGTGGACGGCGAAGGGCTGGTGTTCGATTCCGATGCCCGGAAGGTCACCAAGTCCGGCTCAGCCAACAACCTGACGCCTCAGCAGATGGACGCTGCGGCTGATCGAATCCTGCGGGCGCTGGAAGCCGACGGCGATCCGGACGCACCGCGGCTCCGCGCGCTCTATCAGGCCGCGGTTAACTCCTGA